The proteins below are encoded in one region of Planctopirus limnophila DSM 3776:
- a CDS encoding UTP--glucose-1-phosphate uridylyltransferase codes for MTRPFPADAEHKEIEQARGLLVEAGYGKLAGWLQTLPALSRSKLAREIVAIDWPLLKHAVAAKQITTAPANGANSPASRAVAPEQLIRQPKDSNDFSAWRTAAERGRDLLKKGQVVLMVVAGGQGTRLGFSHPKGQYPIGPVSQASLFQIFCEQIRALEKEVGVVLPYCLMTSDSTHEATMRFFETNEFFGLSKEQVHFFKQGNLPALDSRTGEPLLATADSLAMSPDGHGGMLRAFRESGLLDKFLSEGRTTLYYHQIDNPAAILAEPAFLGWHARYDSQVSTKVVAKTSASERMGVVVSIDGATQIIEYSDMPAELAQRVDARGQLQLWAGNTAIHLFDLAFLKGLDGDRALPLHVAHKPVGCFDIESRQMISTAEPNAWKFERFIFDTLPLAKSSLVVEADRSREFLPVKNRDGADSPASVRQALLDLHRSWLLQAGAKVSPGVKVEISPLVARDLETLAGKLSPGIEFHQDVYLDEKFLQSLKRA; via the coding sequence ATGACTCGGCCTTTCCCTGCTGATGCAGAACACAAAGAGATTGAACAAGCGCGCGGTTTGCTGGTCGAGGCGGGGTACGGCAAACTCGCGGGTTGGCTCCAGACGTTGCCTGCTCTCAGCCGGTCGAAGCTTGCCAGAGAAATCGTGGCCATTGACTGGCCACTACTCAAACATGCTGTGGCTGCAAAGCAAATCACAACGGCCCCTGCGAATGGAGCGAATTCTCCAGCCTCGCGAGCTGTCGCGCCGGAGCAATTGATCCGCCAGCCGAAGGACTCGAACGATTTTTCGGCTTGGCGCACTGCTGCGGAACGTGGCCGCGACCTGCTCAAAAAGGGGCAGGTTGTGCTGATGGTGGTGGCTGGTGGACAAGGCACACGACTGGGCTTTTCGCATCCGAAGGGGCAGTATCCGATTGGTCCTGTCAGCCAGGCCTCGCTTTTTCAGATTTTCTGCGAGCAGATTCGAGCACTCGAGAAAGAAGTCGGGGTTGTTTTGCCCTATTGCCTGATGACCAGTGATTCGACGCACGAAGCGACGATGCGTTTTTTTGAGACCAATGAGTTTTTTGGTTTGTCGAAGGAACAGGTGCATTTCTTTAAGCAGGGGAATCTTCCGGCACTCGATAGCCGGACTGGTGAACCGCTATTGGCGACTGCGGATTCACTGGCGATGAGTCCGGATGGGCACGGCGGCATGTTGCGTGCCTTCCGGGAAAGTGGGCTGCTCGACAAGTTCCTCTCGGAAGGTCGTACCACGCTTTACTATCATCAGATCGACAATCCTGCAGCGATTCTGGCTGAACCGGCGTTTCTGGGTTGGCATGCCCGATATGACTCACAAGTCTCGACTAAAGTGGTGGCTAAGACCAGTGCCAGTGAGCGGATGGGTGTGGTGGTCTCGATTGATGGTGCCACACAGATCATCGAATACAGCGATATGCCGGCCGAACTGGCCCAGCGAGTGGATGCCCGCGGACAGTTGCAGTTATGGGCCGGAAATACGGCCATCCATCTATTCGACCTGGCCTTTCTGAAAGGTCTGGATGGCGATCGTGCTTTGCCACTGCATGTGGCCCACAAGCCTGTTGGCTGTTTTGATATCGAGAGCCGACAGATGATTTCGACAGCCGAGCCGAATGCCTGGAAATTTGAGCGATTCATTTTCGATACACTGCCGTTGGCGAAGAGTTCACTCGTGGTGGAAGCCGATCGGTCTCGCGAGTTTCTGCCAGTCAAGAATCGCGATGGGGCAGATTCACCCGCTTCTGTGAGGCAAGCCTTACTCGACCTCCATCGAAGCTGGCTGCTGCAGGCGGGTGCGAAGGTTTCCCCAGGTGTGAAAGTGGAAATCAGCCCGCTGGTGGCCCGCGACCTGGAGACTTTGGCCGGTAAACTCTCACCCGGTATCGAGTTCCATCAGGATGTCTATCTTGATGAGAAGTTTCTGCAGTCGCTCAAGCGGGCCTGA
- the mnmA gene encoding tRNA 2-thiouridine(34) synthase MnmA, translating to MSKERVVLAMSGGVDSSVAAVLLQQQGYEVIGLFMRSGEASASACSLPPSGLLPVIERKSHKQGCCSAADAADAQRVADLLDIPFHALNFRDSFDQIKSYFADEYLKGRTPNPCVMCNVWLKFGRLWEFAQQVGATRIATGHYARIIQDEFGQTRLMRGADLSKDQSYVLFGIRPDILSKILFPVGHQPKAEIREIAAQANLRVAGKPDSQEICFIPDNDYRGFLRRYRDVSDTSGNFVDPQGKILGQHSGFEQFTIGQRRGLGIALGEPRFVIKIDAESRNVTLGTAEELGSSSLVAARTNWLSAPTSEVFSCTAQIRSMHRAAAAWAQVDADGTLHLRFCEPQSGVAPGQAVVLYDSLERVICGAWIEDSQPPRADALAMVDSHAC from the coding sequence ATGTCGAAAGAGCGTGTAGTCCTCGCGATGAGTGGCGGAGTGGATAGCTCTGTGGCTGCCGTTCTGCTGCAGCAGCAAGGCTACGAGGTCATCGGCCTCTTCATGCGTTCTGGTGAAGCCAGTGCCAGCGCCTGCTCACTCCCTCCCAGTGGCCTGCTGCCTGTTATTGAGCGAAAATCTCATAAGCAGGGATGTTGCAGTGCGGCTGATGCAGCGGACGCCCAGCGTGTGGCCGATCTGCTGGATATTCCCTTCCATGCCCTCAATTTTCGTGATTCGTTCGATCAGATCAAATCGTACTTTGCGGATGAATATCTCAAGGGCCGCACGCCCAACCCGTGTGTCATGTGCAATGTCTGGCTGAAGTTTGGCCGGTTGTGGGAGTTTGCCCAGCAGGTCGGTGCGACGCGTATTGCTACGGGGCATTATGCCCGCATCATTCAAGATGAATTCGGGCAGACCCGGTTGATGCGGGGAGCTGATCTTTCCAAAGATCAATCGTATGTGCTCTTCGGGATTCGCCCGGACATTCTTTCCAAGATTCTCTTCCCTGTCGGTCATCAACCCAAAGCCGAAATTCGTGAGATTGCAGCACAGGCCAATCTGCGAGTTGCTGGTAAACCCGACAGCCAGGAGATCTGCTTCATTCCTGACAACGATTATCGCGGGTTTCTCCGGCGATATCGCGACGTGAGTGACACTTCCGGGAATTTCGTGGATCCACAAGGGAAGATCCTGGGGCAGCACAGTGGGTTTGAGCAGTTCACGATTGGTCAACGCCGTGGGCTGGGAATTGCCCTGGGTGAGCCCCGGTTTGTAATCAAGATCGATGCGGAATCGAGGAATGTCACACTCGGAACCGCCGAAGAGCTGGGTTCGTCCTCACTAGTGGCAGCACGCACCAACTGGCTATCGGCTCCCACGAGCGAAGTTTTTTCCTGCACTGCTCAGATTCGATCGATGCATCGGGCGGCGGCAGCATGGGCACAGGTGGATGCGGATGGAACATTGCATCTTCGTTTTTGCGAGCCTCAATCGGGAGTAGCACCCGGGCAAGCGGTCGTGCTCTATGATTCGCTGGAACGAGTGATCTGCGGTGCGTGGATTGAAGACTCTCAACCACCACGAGCCGATGCTCTGGCTATGGTCGATTCTCACGCTTGCTGA
- a CDS encoding class I SAM-dependent methyltransferase, producing MENSPNPRRSAAKRPAQGQSYPKSSRRPATNRPPAGGEGSETRGESARNRRGDNTPQGDNRAAGGRRYGTPSRGPDARSRGPAPRNPATGEFQTHETSNAKSVRQRRAQIDSGSEVQRRLALYSPEMLSPRPLTADKIPVIVARSPSRHPYYFRKMLVSGIKAAQPGDLVKVVLEESQQTLGYGLYNPRAEMTVRMLTRGDQIPDEAWWKSKLEAAVKFRTETLGLEQQGNVYRLVHAEGDGLPGLMVDRYGDVLSVEAFNLGMYQRAESILDLLAACTGAKHGILRPGAYAAQLEGFDADPFGSENAPESVQVVENGVKYEVQFEDGHKTGFFCDQRQNRARVAELAAGQRVLDLCCYSGGFALSAAVSGAKSVHGVDLDEAAIAVAKKNAKLNKVQIEWAHADIFAWMREAQKQGQQWDIVVLDPPKLIRTRDDYEDGRKKYFDMNRLAASLVSPGGMLITCSCSGLLSSADFTRVTGYAIDNAGRSARLCEQTGAGPDHPVHVRCPESLYLKVNWYWFDEAPVTKSTHLPEGLMEDFTDESDALADSDE from the coding sequence ATGGAGAATTCACCCAACCCACGCCGATCTGCCGCCAAACGCCCTGCTCAGGGCCAGTCCTACCCGAAGTCTTCCCGTCGTCCTGCGACAAATCGACCGCCAGCGGGAGGTGAAGGTTCGGAGACGAGGGGAGAATCCGCACGCAATCGTCGTGGAGACAATACTCCGCAGGGCGACAATCGCGCAGCAGGTGGCCGTCGCTATGGCACCCCATCTCGTGGGCCGGATGCGCGATCGCGCGGGCCTGCACCGCGAAATCCTGCGACGGGCGAGTTTCAAACTCATGAAACCAGCAATGCCAAATCTGTCCGCCAGCGTCGGGCACAGATCGATTCGGGAAGTGAAGTTCAGCGCCGACTGGCGTTGTACTCGCCCGAGATGTTGAGCCCGCGTCCACTGACCGCAGACAAGATTCCGGTCATTGTGGCGCGCAGCCCCAGCAGGCATCCTTACTACTTTCGCAAAATGCTCGTCAGCGGGATTAAGGCCGCTCAGCCAGGCGATCTCGTGAAGGTCGTGTTAGAAGAATCGCAGCAGACACTCGGCTACGGGCTCTACAATCCGCGGGCCGAGATGACTGTCCGCATGCTGACGCGGGGTGATCAGATTCCTGATGAAGCGTGGTGGAAATCCAAGCTCGAGGCGGCCGTCAAATTCCGTACAGAGACCTTGGGACTCGAACAGCAGGGCAATGTCTATCGACTGGTGCATGCCGAAGGAGATGGATTGCCGGGACTGATGGTTGATCGTTATGGCGATGTTCTTTCCGTCGAGGCCTTCAACCTGGGGATGTATCAGCGGGCCGAAAGTATTCTGGATCTGCTGGCGGCATGCACCGGAGCGAAGCATGGCATTTTGAGGCCCGGCGCTTATGCCGCTCAACTGGAAGGCTTTGATGCTGACCCGTTTGGCTCGGAGAATGCTCCTGAGAGTGTGCAGGTGGTCGAGAATGGCGTGAAGTACGAAGTTCAGTTTGAAGATGGCCACAAGACGGGCTTTTTCTGTGATCAGCGGCAGAATCGCGCGCGAGTGGCTGAGTTGGCAGCCGGGCAGCGTGTGCTGGATTTATGTTGCTACTCGGGCGGATTTGCGCTCTCGGCGGCTGTTTCCGGTGCGAAAAGCGTACACGGCGTTGATCTGGATGAAGCGGCCATTGCTGTGGCCAAAAAGAATGCCAAGCTCAACAAAGTCCAGATTGAATGGGCGCATGCCGACATTTTCGCCTGGATGCGTGAAGCTCAGAAACAGGGCCAGCAGTGGGATATCGTGGTTCTCGACCCGCCGAAACTCATTCGCACACGTGATGATTATGAAGATGGTCGCAAGAAGTATTTCGATATGAATCGACTGGCCGCCAGTCTTGTGTCGCCAGGTGGTATGTTGATTACCTGCAGTTGTTCGGGGTTGTTATCTTCTGCCGATTTTACACGTGTCACGGGCTATGCGATCGACAATGCCGGTCGATCGGCCCGACTGTGCGAGCAGACGGGTGCCGGGCCCGATCATCCCGTGCATGTGCGCTGCCCGGAATCGCTCTATTTGAAGGTGAACTGGTATTGGTTCGATGAAGCTCCCGTGACGAAGTCTACGCACTTGCCGGAAGGCCTCATGGAAGACTTCACAGACGAGAGCGATGCTTTGGCAGACTCAGACGAATAG
- a CDS encoding ATP-binding protein, producing MSDYEKLGVFYLGREYNLASGQLSDTPVLYDSKDLTTHALCVGMTGSGKTGLCLSLLEEAAIDGLPAICIDPKGDLGNLLLTFPSLKPADFKPWIDPGEATRKGLTVDELAAKTATQWKEGLAAWDQPPERIARFRESADVCIYTPGSTVGVPLTILKSLSAPPPVIRDNAEAFRERIGSAVSGLLALLGVDADPLRSREHILLSTLVERSWREGQNLELGRLIRDIQQPPFDRVGFLDLESFFPAKDRFSFAMSLNNLLASPGFQAWMTGEPLDIQRLLYTPEGKPRIAILSIAHLSDAERMFFVTILLGEVISWMRAQSGTTALRALLYMDEIFGYFPPSANPPSKQPMLTLLKQARAFGLGCVLATQNPVDLDYKGLSNCGTWLIGRLQTERDKLRVLDGLEGASTATGHAFDRSSMEKLLSSLGSRVFLMNNVHDDQPTVFQSRWALSYLRGPLSREQIQLLMDERKSQMPEDHTASTWHADAATGTRPVLPPEVSEVFIERSGALSTGENLIYHPALYATARMHFTQTTGGIDEWQTVSLLLPAHEGEALNWEAAEELEGELTLASSPDANATFTQPPAELFRAKTYTSQATALKDCLYRSRKLSLFKCADPKGISLPGESEGDFRQRLDQGHRDQRELAKAKIQAKYQSKLQTLEDRLRRAEQTAEKQKSQANSQTLSAVISFGTSLLGAFTSRKKISTTNLSRAATSARAASRVLEERGDVGRAEETVGAVRSQIQKLQDDFQHEIDEIVGLDPSRYVLEETQLTPKKTDMKVERMILAWVPFKQDRSGKVIPIW from the coding sequence ATGAGCGATTACGAAAAGCTGGGAGTGTTCTACTTAGGTCGCGAATACAACCTGGCAAGTGGTCAGCTCAGCGATACTCCCGTCCTGTACGACTCCAAGGATCTCACCACCCATGCCCTCTGCGTGGGGATGACAGGGAGCGGCAAAACGGGCCTGTGCCTGTCACTTCTGGAAGAAGCGGCCATCGATGGCCTCCCTGCCATCTGTATTGATCCCAAAGGCGATCTGGGGAATCTCCTCCTGACGTTTCCATCTCTTAAACCGGCCGATTTCAAACCCTGGATCGATCCCGGCGAAGCGACTCGCAAAGGGCTCACGGTCGATGAACTTGCAGCCAAAACCGCCACACAGTGGAAAGAGGGCCTCGCAGCCTGGGATCAGCCTCCCGAGCGAATTGCCCGTTTCCGCGAATCGGCCGATGTCTGCATCTACACTCCCGGCAGCACTGTCGGGGTCCCACTGACAATTCTCAAATCCCTCTCGGCTCCGCCTCCCGTCATTCGCGATAACGCCGAGGCCTTTCGCGAAAGGATTGGAAGTGCAGTTTCAGGACTGCTCGCTCTCTTGGGTGTCGATGCTGATCCACTCCGCAGCAGAGAACACATTCTCCTTTCAACACTTGTCGAACGATCATGGCGCGAGGGGCAGAATCTCGAATTGGGCCGCCTGATTCGCGATATCCAGCAGCCCCCCTTTGATCGAGTTGGCTTTCTCGATCTGGAAAGTTTCTTCCCCGCCAAAGACCGATTCTCGTTTGCGATGTCGCTCAACAACCTACTCGCTTCGCCCGGGTTTCAAGCCTGGATGACTGGCGAACCACTCGATATCCAAAGACTGCTCTATACACCAGAAGGCAAACCCCGCATTGCGATCCTGTCGATCGCTCATTTGAGTGATGCCGAGCGCATGTTCTTCGTCACGATCCTGCTCGGTGAAGTCATCAGCTGGATGCGTGCTCAATCGGGAACGACAGCACTTCGAGCGTTGCTCTACATGGATGAAATCTTCGGCTACTTCCCGCCCAGTGCCAACCCACCCAGCAAACAGCCCATGCTCACGCTACTCAAGCAGGCTCGCGCCTTTGGTCTGGGTTGTGTCCTGGCAACGCAGAATCCTGTCGATCTCGATTACAAGGGCCTCTCCAATTGTGGGACCTGGCTGATCGGTCGTTTACAAACCGAGCGCGATAAACTCCGTGTGCTCGATGGTCTCGAAGGAGCCTCGACAGCCACTGGCCATGCCTTTGATCGCAGTTCGATGGAGAAACTCCTGTCTTCGCTCGGCAGCCGGGTGTTTCTCATGAACAATGTCCACGATGATCAGCCCACAGTCTTCCAGTCGCGCTGGGCCCTTTCCTACCTGCGGGGGCCACTCAGTCGAGAGCAGATTCAACTGCTGATGGACGAACGCAAATCGCAAATGCCCGAGGATCACACCGCTTCGACCTGGCATGCGGATGCTGCGACAGGAACCAGACCTGTCCTTCCGCCCGAAGTTTCGGAAGTCTTCATCGAGCGGTCGGGGGCTCTCTCGACGGGCGAGAACCTGATCTATCATCCCGCGCTCTACGCCACAGCCCGTATGCACTTTACACAGACAACAGGTGGGATCGACGAATGGCAGACAGTTTCTCTCCTGTTGCCAGCCCACGAAGGTGAGGCTCTCAACTGGGAAGCGGCCGAAGAACTCGAAGGGGAGTTAACCCTTGCCAGCAGCCCTGACGCCAATGCCACCTTTACTCAGCCTCCTGCTGAACTCTTTCGAGCGAAGACGTACACTTCTCAGGCGACAGCTCTGAAAGATTGCCTTTATCGATCCCGTAAACTTTCCCTCTTCAAATGTGCTGATCCCAAAGGGATCTCGCTGCCGGGCGAATCAGAAGGCGATTTCCGCCAGAGACTGGATCAGGGACATCGCGATCAAAGGGAACTGGCCAAGGCCAAAATTCAGGCCAAATATCAGTCCAAGCTGCAGACCCTCGAAGATCGACTGCGACGAGCCGAGCAGACGGCTGAAAAGCAGAAAAGTCAGGCGAACTCCCAGACACTTTCCGCTGTCATCAGTTTTGGAACATCACTGTTAGGGGCCTTTACCAGCCGGAAAAAGATCTCGACGACGAACCTTTCCAGAGCAGCGACATCAGCCCGTGCTGCCTCTCGGGTTCTGGAAGAACGGGGTGATGTCGGCCGAGCCGAAGAAACCGTCGGGGCCGTCCGTTCACAGATTCAGAAGCTGCAGGACGACTTCCAGCACGAGATTGATGAAATCGTCGGACTCGACCCTTCTCGATATGTGCTGGAAGAAACGCAACTCACGCCCAAGAAGACCGATATGAAGGTCGAGCGGATGATCCTCGCCTGGGTCCCCTTCAAGCAGGATCGCTCTGGCAAAGTGATCCCCATCTGGTGA
- a CDS encoding phosphoribosylanthranilate isomerase: MPDMKTFVKICGVTTPAQAAAISQLGPTALGLNFYSRSPRCVTLEQAREIRAAMTPGVLAVGVFVNETVESMLTIFQKAQLDVIQLHGDEPAHVVTQIREEARSQGLPQPGIYRAFRVGEEGLVDVSKHLEELSQLGFEYDGVLIDARVTTHSSNQNKAGETIYGGSGHQAPWPLLIGWREILRQTPLYLAGGLTPANVEEAMRTVHPTGVDTASGVEDSPGVKDLALCRQFIERARSIVAS; this comes from the coding sequence ATGCCTGACATGAAGACGTTTGTCAAAATTTGTGGTGTGACGACTCCCGCACAGGCGGCTGCCATTTCGCAGCTTGGCCCGACGGCTCTGGGTTTGAATTTTTACAGCCGATCACCTCGATGCGTGACGTTAGAGCAGGCCCGCGAGATTCGTGCTGCCATGACACCCGGAGTGCTGGCCGTGGGTGTGTTTGTGAACGAAACTGTGGAGTCCATGCTCACGATCTTCCAGAAGGCCCAACTGGATGTGATCCAGCTTCATGGAGACGAACCGGCTCATGTTGTCACTCAAATTCGAGAGGAAGCTCGATCGCAAGGATTGCCTCAACCGGGAATTTACCGCGCCTTTCGTGTGGGTGAGGAAGGTCTGGTGGATGTGTCGAAACATCTGGAAGAGTTGTCGCAATTGGGCTTCGAGTACGATGGTGTGTTGATTGATGCCAGGGTTACAACCCATTCTTCGAACCAAAACAAAGCCGGTGAAACGATCTATGGAGGAAGTGGACACCAGGCCCCGTGGCCATTGCTGATCGGCTGGCGGGAAATCTTGAGGCAGACGCCACTTTACCTGGCGGGTGGTTTGACCCCTGCCAATGTCGAGGAAGCGATGCGAACCGTTCATCCGACTGGAGTCGATACTGCCAGTGGTGTCGAGGATTCCCCGGGGGTGAAGGATCTCGCACTATGCAGGCAATTCATTGAGAGAGCGAGATCCATTGTCGCTTCCTGA
- a CDS encoding PQQ-binding-like beta-propeller repeat protein: MLSLSSWSALSSTTAAILSGLLLIPTISAQADWPTFRGADRTAVAPDTGLLKEWPKEGPKLLWKAEGAGRGYSSLAVAGDKVFTLGDAPSVAEDKDEYLLAFNRADGKLLWKTKTGPAWNEGKESWQSSRSTPTVAGDDVFVLSPQGVLVACEAATGKEIWRKDLKAEFSGKKADSWGYSESVLVDGDRVIVTPGGPKTTMAALNRATGATIWTTVREDDRGAGHASIVPVTVGGVKVYVQTTGSGPLGVRANDGQLLWSYPIEKTTAVIPTPIVKNDLVFFAAGYKRGGALLKQVPGENETVKIEEVYPLNPRLANKHGGIILMGDYLYGDSDDAGIPYCADLMTGEVKWQGRGAGKGSVSVVGADGKAYWRFSDGMMVLSETGPEKYTEISSFQIPGSGDRPSWSHPVITDGKLYLREQDSILCYDLKP, translated from the coding sequence ATGCTGAGTTTGTCATCATGGAGTGCGTTGTCTTCGACAACGGCTGCGATACTTTCCGGGCTGCTGCTCATTCCGACAATCTCGGCACAGGCTGACTGGCCGACATTCCGGGGTGCCGATCGTACGGCTGTCGCACCTGATACAGGCCTCTTGAAAGAGTGGCCCAAGGAAGGCCCGAAGCTGCTGTGGAAAGCAGAAGGTGCCGGTCGTGGCTATTCGAGCCTGGCAGTCGCTGGCGACAAGGTGTTCACTCTTGGTGATGCTCCATCAGTCGCAGAAGACAAGGATGAGTATCTGCTGGCCTTCAACCGGGCTGATGGCAAGCTGTTGTGGAAAACCAAGACTGGCCCCGCCTGGAATGAGGGGAAGGAGTCGTGGCAGAGTTCCCGCAGTACCCCCACAGTCGCTGGTGACGATGTGTTCGTGCTCTCTCCACAGGGAGTGCTGGTCGCTTGTGAAGCCGCTACTGGCAAGGAAATCTGGCGGAAAGATCTCAAAGCTGAGTTTAGTGGCAAGAAGGCTGACTCATGGGGCTATAGTGAATCAGTCCTGGTCGATGGCGACCGTGTGATTGTGACACCCGGCGGTCCCAAGACCACAATGGCAGCACTCAACCGTGCGACCGGTGCCACGATCTGGACGACTGTCCGTGAGGATGACCGTGGAGCAGGGCATGCTTCGATTGTCCCTGTGACTGTGGGTGGCGTGAAGGTTTATGTGCAGACCACAGGTTCCGGCCCTCTGGGCGTGCGTGCCAACGATGGCCAGTTGCTCTGGTCATACCCCATTGAAAAGACGACAGCCGTGATTCCGACTCCCATCGTTAAGAATGATCTCGTTTTCTTCGCTGCTGGTTACAAGCGGGGTGGGGCTCTGCTGAAGCAGGTTCCTGGTGAGAACGAAACAGTGAAGATCGAGGAGGTTTATCCTCTCAATCCACGCCTGGCCAACAAGCATGGCGGGATCATCCTGATGGGTGACTATCTTTATGGAGACTCGGACGATGCGGGGATTCCTTACTGTGCCGATCTCATGACAGGCGAAGTCAAGTGGCAAGGTCGCGGCGCCGGGAAAGGTTCTGTCTCTGTGGTGGGTGCTGATGGGAAAGCCTATTGGCGATTCAGTGACGGGATGATGGTCCTTTCGGAGACTGGGCCAGAGAAATACACCGAAATCAGCTCTTTCCAGATTCCTGGCAGTGGTGATCGCCCCAGTTGGTCGCATCCTGTCATAACTGACGGCAAGCTCTATCTGCGTGAGCAGGACTCGATCCTCTGCTATGACCTGAAGCCATAA
- a CDS encoding serine/threonine-protein kinase, whose protein sequence is MTFSSLASFEDYLVQQQLVSPRALAEAARHIRGNDSSAIKELIRELERRMELTGYQSGILLKHEIEGLRVGNYKLLYRNASGSFARVFRGCSVLTGEMIGLKVLRQRYASDPRAVNLFKREGELGRRLKHKNIVPIYEVGSDGGQHYLTMEFVEGGNLKDILKIRGKFTPEEAVKYIIDLAEGLEYALSMGFTHRDLKLSNALLSAQRVAKLVDFGLAGGEASGVADDADRAVEYGTLEKFTGAPDGDPRSDLFFLGVMLYEMVSGQPPYPPTKDINERRQISRYRNIRPITSVCPGLSRPLVDIIDQLLRSNPHERYQSPTELLRDLRKLQPSFSSTTTSSEGLGSTSGPMPAIKSSEGEPSASASTANRTSTILCIEGRATQQDRLREYLSKHGYRVLMLSDTDRALQRLESMAVSGILVTCEALADDVVGRYGQLKKHADRTETPLVLALSAKRADLLPQLPASRYSQVMPQPVTLRDLRDRLETMKAS, encoded by the coding sequence ATGACTTTCTCGTCGCTTGCTTCATTTGAAGATTATCTGGTTCAGCAGCAGTTGGTGTCGCCGCGTGCTTTGGCGGAGGCGGCCCGACATATTCGGGGCAATGATTCGTCGGCCATCAAAGAGTTGATCCGCGAACTGGAACGCCGGATGGAGCTGACGGGTTATCAGTCGGGGATTCTGCTGAAGCACGAGATCGAGGGTTTGCGAGTTGGCAATTACAAATTGCTCTACCGCAATGCTTCAGGGAGTTTTGCCCGGGTCTTCCGTGGCTGCTCTGTGTTGACTGGAGAGATGATTGGCCTGAAGGTACTGCGGCAGCGTTATGCCAGTGATCCGCGCGCTGTCAATCTCTTCAAGCGGGAAGGCGAACTGGGGCGGCGTCTCAAGCACAAGAACATCGTGCCCATTTACGAAGTGGGAAGCGACGGTGGTCAGCATTACCTGACGATGGAGTTCGTCGAAGGTGGCAATCTCAAGGATATCCTGAAAATTCGGGGCAAGTTCACTCCCGAAGAAGCGGTCAAATACATCATCGATCTGGCGGAAGGGCTCGAATATGCATTGTCGATGGGTTTTACTCATCGCGATCTGAAGCTCTCGAACGCCCTGCTTTCCGCACAACGGGTCGCGAAGCTGGTTGACTTTGGTCTGGCGGGAGGCGAAGCCTCCGGTGTGGCTGATGACGCCGACCGTGCAGTGGAATACGGCACGCTGGAAAAATTCACGGGAGCTCCTGATGGTGACCCGCGCAGCGATTTGTTCTTTTTGGGGGTGATGCTCTACGAAATGGTCTCGGGCCAACCCCCTTATCCACCCACAAAAGATATTAACGAGCGGCGGCAAATCAGCAGGTACCGCAACATCCGGCCCATCACTTCTGTATGCCCGGGTCTTTCGAGGCCGCTGGTGGACATTATCGATCAGTTGCTGCGCAGTAACCCCCATGAGCGGTATCAATCACCGACAGAACTGTTGCGAGATCTGCGGAAACTTCAACCCAGTTTCAGCTCAACAACAACCAGCAGCGAAGGTTTAGGAAGCACCAGCGGGCCCATGCCAGCAATCAAGAGTTCTGAGGGCGAACCTTCAGCCAGTGCCTCCACGGCGAATCGCACCTCGACCATCCTGTGTATTGAAGGTCGTGCGACTCAACAGGATCGTCTCCGCGAATATCTTTCCAAGCATGGATATCGAGTGCTAATGCTCAGTGATACCGATCGAGCACTGCAGCGCCTCGAAAGCATGGCCGTGTCAGGGATTCTCGTGACCTGTGAAGCGTTGGCCGATGATGTGGTCGGGCGATATGGGCAATTGAAAAAGCACGCCGATCGTACTGAGACTCCTCTGGTGCTGGCATTATCAGCAAAACGAGCCGATCTGTTGCCGCAACTGCCGGCTTCTCGCTACAGCCAGGTCATGCCGCAGCCTGTAACACTTCGCGATCTGCGTGATCGGCTGGAAACCATGAAGGCCAGCTAA